Proteins encoded together in one Flexistipes sp. window:
- a CDS encoding GGDEF domain-containing response regulator, translating to MKKYILIADPSKVSRFVLENYLKGKYKILTANSYSEAKDILDEFLPSLVIISYELQDGVGLDLCEYMQKRKKFRSVPVIVLTSNENDETLKFKAFGAGAIDFLEKSKVNEDFVKYVDEIVEIISISDISGSSAWIVDNDIAETQFLENILKSTGITVSTFSEPSELLKNLKNNTPDIIIADLFMKKMDGMELTKELRHKNSLKNVPILILASSRESSFMRTLLLHGANDYILKPFSAEEAILRVTSNIKTKKLYDDLEKTNRQLFKKATTDSLTGLYNRRFFMEQLEHVNYNAGRYGHSFGVALWDIDHFKNINDRHGHDVGDRVLIKLTEAIKNSVRKSDIIGRFGGEEFICIFPGQKEADMPAIVSKLLEAARNLNIKEDCKQIPVTISIGAVFCKNTSENLDNIIKNIDNLMYRAKSDGRNKGYISIGKKIIEVT from the coding sequence GTGAAAAAGTATATCCTTATAGCAGACCCTTCCAAAGTGTCAAGATTTGTTTTGGAGAACTATCTGAAGGGTAAATACAAAATATTGACCGCTAATTCATATTCAGAAGCAAAAGATATACTGGATGAATTTCTCCCCTCTCTTGTAATCATTTCATACGAACTGCAGGATGGTGTTGGACTTGATCTTTGCGAATACATGCAAAAAAGAAAAAAATTCCGCTCGGTACCTGTAATTGTATTAACCTCAAATGAAAATGACGAAACACTGAAATTCAAAGCTTTCGGTGCAGGCGCCATAGATTTCCTGGAGAAGTCAAAAGTAAATGAGGATTTTGTCAAATATGTGGATGAAATTGTTGAAATTATATCAATTTCAGATATCAGCGGCTCATCGGCATGGATAGTTGATAACGATATAGCGGAAACACAGTTTCTCGAAAATATTCTCAAATCCACCGGGATAACTGTGTCAACGTTTTCTGAGCCTTCCGAGCTTCTCAAAAATTTAAAAAACAATACCCCTGATATTATCATCGCAGATTTGTTTATGAAAAAGATGGACGGAATGGAGCTTACAAAAGAACTTCGGCATAAAAATTCTCTGAAAAATGTCCCTATCCTAATACTGGCATCTTCAAGAGAAAGCTCATTCATGAGAACACTTCTTCTTCACGGTGCAAACGACTACATCCTCAAACCGTTTTCAGCAGAAGAAGCAATACTGAGGGTAACAAGCAACATTAAAACAAAAAAACTGTACGATGATTTGGAGAAAACAAACAGACAGTTATTCAAAAAAGCAACCACCGATTCTTTGACCGGCCTTTATAACAGACGTTTTTTCATGGAACAGCTGGAGCATGTCAACTATAATGCCGGACGTTACGGTCACAGCTTTGGGGTAGCTTTGTGGGATATCGACCATTTTAAAAATATAAACGACCGGCACGGCCACGATGTGGGTGACAGGGTATTAATAAAATTAACAGAAGCAATAAAAAACTCTGTCCGCAAATCTGATATTATCGGGCGTTTCGGGGGAGAAGAGTTCATCTGTATTTTCCCCGGTCAAAAAGAAGCGGATATGCCGGCAATTGTCTCAAAGCTGCTGGAAGCGGCAAGAAATTTAAATATTAAGGAAGATTGTAAACAAATCCCTGTAACAATAAGCATCGGAGCTGTTTTTTGCAAAAACACTTCTGAGAACTTGGACAATATCATCAAAAATATAGACAATCTCATGTACAG
- the gltX gene encoding glutamate--tRNA ligase has protein sequence MSTRVRFAPSPTGHLHVGNARTALFNYLYAASKKGKFILRIEDTDLQRSSMENEEMIYEDMKWLGFYWDEGPRKGGEYGPYRQTERFDLYKKYADKLLENGYAYKCFCSKEELEKEKEKALAEGRPPRYSGKCRNLSEGEIEKLENRGIKPSIRFRVNKENVLVSDEIRGDIDFKTDSFGDFIIVRPDGTPVYNFVVVIDDALMNISHVIRGDDHLSNTPKQVLMFEAMGFDIPKFAHIPMILGPDHSKLSKRHGVTSINAFRDQGYLSEALFNYLALLSWSDENEREILSSEELAEVFSLERVSKSAAVFDFEKLKWMNGIYIRNLDEDDFFERVKPFIVKSGTTDIHYIDENSERVKQMALSVRDNLDLLSDIGDYLKIYFEYPETFDEEASEILSWETTPVVINMLKEEVEKAEEIDGVKYKEIVKKIQKEKKIKGKPLFMAIRVGLSGKTKGPEVDKLATLLDKDEVLKRLARVSAHFSE, from the coding sequence ATGTCAACAAGAGTTAGATTTGCTCCCAGTCCTACCGGACATCTGCATGTGGGAAATGCCAGAACCGCCCTTTTTAATTATCTTTATGCAGCCTCAAAAAAGGGAAAATTTATTCTCAGAATAGAGGACACCGATTTGCAGCGCTCCTCAATGGAAAATGAAGAAATGATATACGAAGATATGAAATGGCTGGGATTTTACTGGGATGAAGGACCCCGAAAAGGCGGTGAATATGGCCCGTACAGACAGACGGAGCGGTTTGATCTGTATAAAAAGTATGCGGATAAACTGCTTGAGAATGGTTACGCATATAAATGCTTCTGTTCAAAGGAGGAGCTTGAAAAGGAGAAGGAGAAAGCTTTGGCCGAGGGCAGACCGCCCAGATACAGCGGGAAATGCAGGAATTTATCCGAAGGTGAAATTGAGAAACTTGAGAATAGAGGGATAAAACCTTCAATCCGGTTTAGAGTTAATAAAGAGAATGTGCTTGTGAGTGATGAAATCAGAGGGGATATTGACTTTAAAACCGATTCGTTCGGCGATTTTATCATAGTAAGGCCTGACGGCACACCGGTTTATAATTTTGTTGTTGTGATCGATGATGCGCTTATGAATATCTCCCATGTAATCCGGGGAGACGATCACCTGAGCAATACGCCGAAGCAGGTTCTTATGTTTGAGGCTATGGGGTTTGATATACCCAAATTTGCCCATATACCGATGATATTGGGACCGGACCATTCCAAACTGAGCAAAAGGCACGGTGTTACCAGTATTAACGCGTTCAGGGATCAGGGATATCTGTCTGAAGCTTTGTTTAATTACCTTGCACTTTTAAGCTGGTCAGATGAAAACGAAAGGGAAATTTTATCAAGTGAGGAGCTCGCCGAAGTCTTCAGCCTTGAAAGGGTTTCCAAAAGTGCTGCTGTCTTTGATTTTGAGAAGCTGAAATGGATGAACGGTATATATATCAGAAATCTTGACGAAGATGATTTCTTTGAGAGGGTAAAACCGTTTATTGTTAAATCGGGAACGACCGACATACATTATATTGATGAAAATTCTGAGAGGGTGAAACAGATGGCTCTTTCCGTAAGGGACAACCTTGACCTGCTATCTGATATCGGAGATTATCTTAAGATTTATTTTGAGTATCCTGAGACTTTTGATGAGGAAGCTTCGGAAATTTTATCATGGGAAACAACACCTGTTGTGATTAATATGCTTAAGGAAGAAGTTGAAAAAGCAGAAGAAATTGACGGAGTAAAATATAAAGAGATTGTGAAAAAGATACAGAAAGAGAAGAAAATCAAAGGGAAACCGCTTTTCATGGCAATTCGGGTTGGTCTCAGCGGTAAAACAAAAGGCCCTGAAGTGGATAAGCTTGCCACACTCCTGGACAAAGATGAGGTTTTGAAACGTCTGGCAAGGGTTTCCGCTCATTTTAGCGAGTGA
- the der gene encoding ribosome biogenesis GTPase Der has product MLKVGIIGRPNVGKSTLFNKITGSRSAIVNDMPGVTRDRLEKVTEWLGVRFTVVDSAGFDLKEEIIKKEMQQQFFTLLDEVDVCLLMVDVTEGVHSLDEIVCNLLREKGKTFFLVVNKVDSEKREYLASEFYRLGVSEMFLISSEHGRNVDMLLDRILDEAQKYEQEEEPDEPADLLRFTIIGKPNVGKSSILNKILGKGRVIVTKIPGTTRDAVDTYFTFEDKDYVLTDTAGIRKKSVMFKDAVEKIGYYRGMDALERSDIAIAILDAVQGVTERDVKIIADAVDMGRPVIIVFNKWDLIKEDKKKTARNLQFQVKDRIKFITNPPIIFTSAFTGNRLDNIFKYAQTLYKEYSKRIKTAELNKLLQFAQERHQPPVVSNRRLKFFYMTQVDVKPPYFVIFVNYPEAVHFSYKRYILNLIREAYGFDGIPLRIGIRKRKGRDEK; this is encoded by the coding sequence ATGCTGAAAGTAGGAATTATAGGCCGGCCTAATGTCGGAAAATCAACACTTTTTAATAAAATCACAGGCAGCAGATCAGCTATTGTAAATGATATGCCCGGTGTGACCCGGGACAGACTGGAAAAAGTCACCGAATGGCTGGGAGTCAGATTCACAGTAGTGGATTCGGCCGGTTTTGATCTCAAAGAAGAAATCATAAAAAAAGAGATGCAGCAACAATTCTTCACTCTTCTGGATGAGGTGGATGTATGTCTGCTGATGGTTGATGTAACAGAAGGTGTGCATTCATTGGATGAAATAGTATGCAACCTGCTAAGGGAAAAGGGTAAAACGTTTTTTCTTGTGGTAAACAAAGTTGACAGTGAAAAAAGGGAGTATCTTGCAAGCGAATTTTACAGGCTCGGAGTCTCAGAGATGTTTCTCATCAGCTCAGAACACGGAAGAAATGTTGACATGCTTCTGGACAGGATTCTGGATGAAGCTCAGAAATACGAGCAGGAAGAGGAACCGGATGAGCCGGCTGACTTGCTGAGATTTACAATAATCGGTAAACCTAATGTTGGCAAATCCAGTATATTAAACAAAATACTGGGAAAGGGAAGGGTTATAGTAACTAAAATACCGGGGACAACAAGGGATGCTGTGGATACATATTTCACTTTTGAAGATAAAGATTATGTCCTGACGGATACGGCGGGCATCCGTAAAAAATCTGTCATGTTTAAGGACGCTGTGGAGAAAATCGGATATTACAGGGGGATGGATGCCCTTGAGCGTTCAGATATTGCCATTGCAATTCTCGATGCCGTTCAAGGGGTTACCGAGAGGGATGTGAAAATTATAGCGGATGCTGTTGATATGGGGCGCCCCGTCATTATTGTTTTTAACAAGTGGGATTTAATAAAAGAGGATAAAAAGAAGACAGCAAGGAATCTGCAGTTTCAGGTGAAGGACAGGATTAAATTTATCACCAACCCTCCGATAATTTTTACTTCAGCTTTTACGGGAAACCGTCTGGACAATATATTTAAGTATGCTCAGACGTTGTATAAAGAGTATTCAAAAAGAATAAAAACCGCTGAGCTTAATAAACTTTTACAGTTTGCACAGGAGAGGCATCAACCGCCTGTTGTAAGTAACAGAAGACTAAAATTTTTCTATATGACACAGGTAGATGTGAAACCGCCCTATTTTGTAATATTTGTAAACTATCCTGAAGCTGTACATTTTTCCTATAAACGCTATATTCTTAACCTGATAAGAGAAGCATACGGTTTTGACGGTATCCCTCTTAGAATAGGAATCAGAAAAAGGAAAGGCAGGGATGAAAAATAG